A single window of Leclercia adecarboxylata DNA harbors:
- the cobT gene encoding nicotinate-nucleotide--dimethylbenzimidazole phosphoribosyltransferase, translated as MQTIQDLLAAIAPLDKNKQAQAAQHIDGLVKPLNSLGRLETLAIQLAGMRGLTRLDDLQKEIVVMCADHGVYEEGVAISPQQVTYLQALNMLKGTSGVCVLAKNSGATVLPVDIGIDCEPIETMLSLKVGRGSGNIARGPAMSRDDAEQLLLRSARLVQQRAAEGIAVFGTGELGIANTTPASAIISVLSGCDPQEVVGIGANLPADRIQHKEVIVRQAIAVNQPDPGDAIDVLAKVGGYDLVGMTGVILGAGACGLPVVLDGFLSYAAAMAACQLAPEVKNYCIPSHCSAEKGSLRALDHLGLTPYLYLDLRLGEGSGAALAMSIVSAAGAMYCQMGVLAEGGISLKA; from the coding sequence ATGCAGACAATACAGGACCTGCTGGCCGCTATTGCGCCGCTGGATAAGAACAAACAGGCGCAGGCGGCACAGCATATCGATGGTCTGGTGAAACCGCTCAACAGCCTGGGACGGCTGGAAACCCTGGCTATCCAGCTGGCGGGGATGCGGGGCTTAACCCGGCTCGACGATCTGCAAAAAGAGATCGTTGTGATGTGCGCCGATCACGGCGTCTACGAGGAGGGGGTCGCCATCAGCCCGCAGCAGGTAACGTATCTGCAGGCGCTGAATATGTTGAAAGGCACCTCCGGCGTCTGCGTGCTGGCGAAAAACAGTGGCGCGACTGTGCTGCCGGTAGATATCGGCATCGACTGCGAGCCGATCGAGACGATGCTGAGCCTGAAGGTGGGGCGTGGCAGCGGTAACATCGCCCGCGGCCCGGCGATGAGTCGTGATGACGCCGAACAGCTGCTGCTGCGCAGCGCCCGGCTGGTGCAACAGCGTGCCGCAGAGGGGATCGCGGTGTTTGGCACCGGCGAGCTGGGTATCGCCAACACCACGCCGGCCTCGGCGATTATCAGCGTGCTCAGCGGCTGCGATCCGCAAGAGGTGGTGGGGATTGGCGCTAACCTGCCGGCGGATCGGATCCAGCATAAAGAGGTGATTGTCCGTCAGGCGATTGCGGTCAATCAGCCCGATCCCGGCGATGCCATCGATGTACTGGCGAAAGTGGGTGGCTACGATCTGGTGGGGATGACCGGGGTCATTCTCGGCGCGGGAGCGTGCGGGCTGCCGGTGGTGCTGGACGGCTTTCTCTCCTATGCCGCGGCGATGGCCGCCTGCCAGCTTGCGCCTGAGGTGAAAAACTACTGCATCCCATCGCATTGCTCGGCGGAAAAAGGGTCCCTACGGGCGTTAGACCACCTTGGCTTGACCCCTTATTTGTACCTGGATCTGCGCCTGGGCGAGGGGAGCGGGGCAGCGCTGGCGATGTCGATCGTCAGCGCCGCCGGAGCGATGTATTGCCAGATGGGGGTACTGGCTGAGGGCGGGATCAGCCTGAAAGCGTAA
- the cobU gene encoding bifunctional adenosylcobinamide kinase/adenosylcobinamide-phosphate guanylyltransferase, with translation MIVVTGGARSGKSAHVEGLVARHYSQVLYIATSTVTDEEMAARIARHRAQRPAHWRTLERYRDLGAAIHQQVQPGEAVVIECITTMLANLLYDASGGADPDTLDFAALESGLQQHIDDLIAACLATRAPVYIVTNELGMSITPENRLARHFVDIAGRANQKLAQAAEEVWLVVSGIGVKIK, from the coding sequence ATGATTGTCGTGACCGGAGGGGCGCGCAGCGGTAAGAGCGCCCACGTTGAGGGGCTGGTCGCCCGCCACTATTCGCAGGTTTTATATATCGCCACCTCCACCGTCACCGACGAGGAGATGGCGGCGCGTATCGCCCGGCATCGCGCCCAGCGGCCCGCCCACTGGCGCACCCTGGAGCGTTATCGCGATCTGGGGGCCGCTATCCACCAGCAGGTTCAACCCGGCGAAGCGGTGGTGATCGAGTGCATCACCACGATGCTGGCGAACCTGCTGTACGACGCCTCGGGCGGGGCCGATCCCGACACCCTGGACTTTGCGGCGCTGGAGTCTGGATTGCAGCAGCATATCGACGATCTGATTGCCGCCTGCCTGGCGACCCGCGCCCCGGTGTACATCGTTACCAATGAGCTGGGGATGAGCATCACCCCGGAAAACCGTCTGGCGCGGCATTTTGTCGATATTGCCGGACGGGCAAATCAGAAACTGGCCCAGGCGGCAGAAGAGGTCTGGCTGGTGGTCTCAGGGATTGGAGTCAAAATTAAATGA
- a CDS encoding alpha/beta hydrolase, producing the protein MQSLRVYIEGDGFAWKSRTTPSDNPTPRHPIGLMLAAADSQANVFYLARPCQFIGPPLPANCRVNIWTQERFSPAVIDAMNEALNQMVLRYPGVQLDMVGYSGGGNIAALLAERRDDVRSLRTVAGNLDVAYVNALHRVTPMPAAESAIDRALALRALPQIHYSGEADTTVPPAVARRFQQAVGGRCVQTEVVSGMKHGSDWAAIWPRLLAQGLPDC; encoded by the coding sequence GTGCAATCCCTGCGGGTCTATATCGAAGGAGATGGCTTTGCCTGGAAGAGCCGCACAACGCCCTCTGATAATCCGACGCCGCGTCATCCGATCGGCCTGATGCTGGCCGCGGCGGACAGTCAGGCAAATGTGTTTTATCTTGCCCGGCCCTGCCAGTTCATCGGGCCGCCGCTGCCGGCTAACTGCCGCGTAAATATCTGGACGCAGGAGCGCTTCTCGCCTGCGGTAATAGATGCGATGAACGAGGCGCTCAACCAGATGGTCCTGCGCTATCCGGGCGTGCAGCTCGATATGGTTGGCTACTCCGGGGGCGGCAATATCGCCGCCCTGCTGGCGGAACGCCGGGATGATGTGCGCTCCCTGCGCACGGTAGCAGGCAATCTCGACGTGGCGTATGTTAATGCCCTGCATCGTGTCACCCCGATGCCCGCAGCCGAGAGCGCCATCGATCGTGCTCTCGCGCTTCGCGCCCTGCCGCAGATCCACTACAGCGGCGAAGCCGATACCACCGTGCCACCCGCCGTCGCCCGACGTTTTCAACAGGCGGTGGGGGGAAGATGTGTGCAAACGGAGGTAGTCAGCGGGATGAAGCATGGTTCGGACTGGGCAGCCATCTGGCCGCGACTGCTGGCGCAAGGTTTGCCGGACTGCTGA
- the cobS gene encoding adenosylcobinamide-GDP ribazoletransferase translates to MSLAMLWATLRLMSRIPVPEKWADGVEFRQLARGVPWFVLVGATIGALAGLLALVVSQTGGGIYIAAAAYVLALVLLTGGFHLDGLADTCDGIFSARSRERMLEIMKDSRLGTFGGLALVFAILLKVFAVIGLAHLPAKEWFMLLVCAPIAGRAALVLGMYGQRYAREGEGMGSLYIGQVSFRNAALTLLGGAIAVGLIGGLHGLAAMLVTYVVIYGLVHYLRRRLGGQTGDTLGALAETAEIVFLLALMWV, encoded by the coding sequence ATGAGCTTAGCGATGTTGTGGGCGACGCTGCGCCTGATGTCACGCATTCCGGTACCGGAAAAATGGGCCGACGGGGTGGAGTTCCGCCAATTGGCCCGCGGGGTGCCGTGGTTTGTGCTGGTTGGCGCGACGATCGGCGCGCTGGCCGGGCTGCTGGCGCTGGTGGTGAGCCAGACCGGCGGCGGGATCTATATTGCCGCCGCCGCTTACGTGCTGGCGCTGGTGCTGCTCACCGGCGGTTTTCATCTGGACGGACTTGCCGACACCTGCGACGGCATCTTCTCGGCCCGCAGCCGGGAGCGGATGCTGGAGATCATGAAGGACAGCCGGCTGGGCACCTTTGGCGGCCTGGCGCTGGTGTTTGCCATTCTGCTGAAAGTCTTCGCCGTGATTGGCCTGGCGCATCTTCCCGCCAAAGAGTGGTTCATGCTGTTGGTGTGCGCCCCCATCGCCGGACGCGCCGCGCTGGTGCTGGGGATGTACGGCCAGCGCTACGCCCGCGAAGGCGAAGGGATGGGCAGCCTTTATATCGGCCAGGTGAGCTTCCGTAATGCGGCGCTGACCCTGCTGGGCGGGGCAATAGCTGTGGGGCTGATCGGCGGGCTGCACGGGCTGGCGGCGATGCTGGTCACTTACGTCGTGATTTATGGTCTGGTGCACTATCTCCGCCGTCGTCTCGGCGGGCAGACCGGGGATACCCTGGGGGCGCTGGCCGAAACCGCAGAGATCGTCTTTCTGCTGGCATTAATGTGGGTCTGA
- a CDS encoding autotransporter outer membrane beta-barrel domain-containing protein, protein MEKKRLSQLISLLVASTTAQAYATSHELIIDTPASSVQIADAKELVHITQTGSVTGAPDSALTVNSGVTVTTLTNDGTISDVVSVPLFLSSSVVQIDGTVGELNNNGTISSLNQYQNGKVVAVSASGVINTLTNSGTMKGVQNTYNNNYDFNSYNNGTIDNAGTINTLINTAEGKISGSRAISNQGTIDTLANAGVISFTPAENNVNSGQNSAIFNNGTIGTLHNTGTIDGGATDNYGSSGIYNQSTINSIVNDNKINGSFAGINTYGTIDTIENNGQITGNFTAIYSNGALGSIINNGELSGNSSGIYIWNYYNQSATTQIVNNGLLTGGYYALLVGSNSSDGVTLTNSGVIAGEIYALNATTLNINGGTTTMGTLTGLEGATGTIKGSDVIFGTGSLLLNDNIVTSTPEFGLMSLQMSDEQPVSNGTVVNEAASLQVNNSINIAGDYHQKAAATLISGVSDLADARGDLLADTGYGRLNVTGNAIIDAGSSVNLLRTGNTYQFAEGQRYVVINAAGAETDYHADRLNYKALGYRGTVNGSVAELDESKALVLTLGAEPVIIEPVEPQPEPTPEVTPPVVTEPDVTAPVVTVPTPPTQPAPAEPAPAQPTKRGYATIPSATAALGGLANYSGIASPQLLNLYNASLAIEDKQEANRVGERLSTSQNLNTSSAATVATSTAQAVVGAHIDAVRNPQASGASGVATGDDYANNWIVWGQPFGGYARQDSTDNVSGYTAKFGGLIIGADRALGDDWRLGAALNYSNTSVHGKDNLSGNNSTADNYGVIAYAGYTGNPWYLNLSAGLNRQNYSSVRRADFTGFSGAAHGKFNGQSITLQSELGYPIALPADVVLTPLAGLTYGYQHVDGYSETGGNGMALDVSSTHAQSVVSDIGARIGKTFATGLGNLTPFAQVSWIHQYDNRQVSSHATYAADAIGETSFITKGASPVENMAGVAVGTTLYDANDLSLDARYDLQAGDRYQAHTFSLRLRKSF, encoded by the coding sequence ATGGAAAAGAAACGTCTTAGCCAGCTGATCTCTCTGCTGGTGGCATCAACGACCGCGCAGGCCTACGCCACATCTCATGAATTAATTATCGACACACCGGCAAGCAGCGTTCAGATCGCTGACGCAAAAGAGTTAGTGCATATCACCCAGACGGGGAGCGTAACGGGCGCCCCGGATTCGGCCTTAACCGTTAATTCGGGAGTGACTGTCACAACGCTTACCAATGACGGCACCATCAGCGACGTTGTCAGTGTTCCATTATTTTTGAGCAGCAGTGTTGTGCAGATTGATGGAACCGTGGGTGAGCTTAACAATAACGGAACCATTTCCAGCCTCAATCAGTACCAGAATGGCAAAGTGGTTGCGGTAAGCGCATCGGGGGTGATTAACACCCTCACCAACAGCGGCACCATGAAGGGCGTTCAGAATACTTACAACAATAACTACGACTTCAATTCTTATAACAATGGCACGATAGACAATGCCGGGACCATTAATACCTTAATCAATACCGCAGAAGGTAAGATCTCTGGTTCCCGCGCCATCAGTAACCAGGGAACCATTGATACCTTAGCCAATGCGGGTGTGATCTCCTTCACCCCAGCCGAAAATAACGTCAACAGCGGCCAAAACAGCGCCATTTTTAATAACGGTACGATTGGCACGTTGCACAACACCGGTACGATTGACGGTGGTGCGACCGATAATTACGGCAGTTCCGGGATATATAACCAGAGCACCATTAATTCCATCGTCAATGATAATAAAATTAATGGCAGCTTCGCCGGTATTAATACCTATGGCACTATCGACACCATTGAAAATAACGGCCAAATCACCGGCAATTTTACCGCTATCTATAGCAACGGCGCCCTTGGTTCAATCATCAACAACGGTGAGCTGTCAGGCAACTCGAGCGGGATCTATATCTGGAACTACTACAACCAGAGCGCAACGACGCAGATTGTTAACAATGGCCTGTTAACGGGCGGCTATTATGCGCTGCTGGTCGGTAGCAATAGCAGCGATGGCGTGACCCTGACCAACAGTGGCGTTATTGCTGGTGAGATTTACGCCTTAAACGCGACAACATTAAACATTAACGGTGGCACCACCACCATGGGCACGCTGACCGGCCTCGAGGGCGCGACAGGGACCATTAAGGGTTCCGACGTGATATTCGGCACCGGCTCGCTGCTGCTGAACGATAATATCGTTACCAGCACGCCTGAATTCGGCCTGATGTCACTCCAGATGAGCGATGAGCAGCCTGTATCAAACGGCACCGTGGTGAACGAAGCGGCTTCCCTGCAGGTAAACAACAGCATCAACATCGCCGGCGATTACCACCAGAAAGCCGCCGCGACGCTGATTTCCGGTGTCTCCGATCTGGCGGATGCTCGCGGCGATCTGCTGGCCGATACCGGCTATGGCCGCCTCAACGTCACCGGCAATGCTATTATCGATGCGGGTTCCAGCGTTAATCTGCTGCGCACCGGCAATACTTACCAGTTCGCCGAAGGCCAGCGTTATGTGGTCATCAATGCCGCAGGCGCAGAGACCGATTACCACGCCGATCGGCTGAATTACAAAGCCCTCGGCTATCGCGGTACGGTCAACGGCAGCGTCGCTGAACTGGATGAAAGCAAGGCCCTGGTGTTAACCCTGGGTGCAGAGCCGGTCATCATCGAGCCGGTAGAGCCTCAGCCAGAGCCAACACCCGAAGTCACCCCGCCGGTCGTGACAGAGCCCGACGTCACTGCCCCGGTCGTCACGGTGCCAACGCCGCCGACGCAGCCTGCGCCAGCGGAACCTGCACCTGCTCAGCCGACCAAACGGGGTTATGCCACTATTCCGAGCGCCACGGCGGCACTCGGCGGGCTGGCGAACTACTCCGGTATCGCCTCCCCACAGCTGCTGAATCTGTACAACGCCTCCCTGGCGATTGAAGATAAACAGGAAGCGAACCGCGTCGGGGAGCGTCTTTCTACCAGCCAGAACCTGAACACCAGCTCCGCAGCCACCGTTGCGACCTCTACTGCTCAGGCCGTAGTGGGTGCTCACATCGATGCCGTACGTAACCCGCAGGCCTCCGGCGCCAGCGGCGTGGCAACCGGTGATGACTACGCCAACAACTGGATCGTCTGGGGTCAGCCGTTCGGCGGTTACGCTCGCCAGGACAGCACCGACAACGTCAGCGGCTACACCGCGAAGTTTGGCGGCCTGATCATCGGTGCCGACCGCGCGCTGGGTGACGACTGGCGTCTGGGCGCAGCCCTGAACTACAGCAACACCTCCGTGCACGGTAAAGACAACCTGAGCGGCAACAACTCTACCGCCGATAACTATGGGGTAATTGCTTACGCGGGTTACACCGGCAATCCGTGGTACCTGAACCTCTCCGCAGGTCTGAACCGTCAGAACTACAGCTCCGTGCGTCGCGCTGATTTCACCGGCTTCTCCGGCGCTGCTCACGGCAAGTTCAACGGTCAGTCCATCACCCTGCAAAGCGAGCTTGGCTATCCAATTGCCCTGCCGGCTGACGTGGTCCTGACCCCGCTGGCGGGCCTGACCTACGGCTATCAGCATGTGGATGGTTACAGCGAAACCGGCGGCAACGGCATGGCGCTGGATGTCAGCAGCACCCACGCGCAGTCTGTGGTGAGCGATATCGGTGCCCGCATCGGGAAGACCTTCGCCACCGGCCTGGGTAACCTGACGCCGTTCGCCCAGGTCTCCTGGATCCACCAGTACGATAACCGTCAGGTCAGCAGCCATGCGACCTACGCCGCCGATGCTATCGGTGAAACCAGCTTTATCACCAAAGGGGCCTCTCCGGTGGAAAATATGGCGGGCGTAGCAGTGGGCACCACCCTGTATGACGCCAACGATCTGAGCCTCGACGCGCGTTACGATCTGCAGGCCGGCGACCGCTACCAGGCGCACACCTTCAGTCTGCGTTTACGCAAGTCGTTCTGA
- a CDS encoding DUF2238 domain-containing protein encodes MTQTALSSGLKVGALLLLLILIYTGLYTADRTTWLMEVTPVIIIVPLLLATQRRYPLTPLLYTLIFWHAIILMVGGMYTYAKVPIGFDVQEMFHLSRNPYDKLGHFFQGLVPALAAREILVRGGYVTGRKMTAFLVCCIALAISATYELIEWWAALAMGQGADDFLGTQGDPWDTQSDMFCALLGALTTVLLLGRWHQRQVTLSG; translated from the coding sequence ATGACGCAAACTGCACTCTCCTCTGGATTAAAGGTCGGCGCGCTGCTTTTACTGCTGATCCTGATTTATACCGGTCTCTATACCGCGGACCGAACCACCTGGCTGATGGAGGTGACGCCGGTCATCATCATCGTGCCGCTGCTGCTCGCCACCCAACGGCGCTATCCGCTGACTCCCCTGCTCTACACGCTGATCTTCTGGCATGCCATCATCCTGATGGTGGGCGGGATGTATACCTACGCCAAAGTCCCCATCGGCTTTGACGTTCAGGAGATGTTCCACCTGAGCCGCAACCCGTACGACAAGCTGGGGCACTTTTTCCAGGGGCTGGTGCCCGCGCTGGCGGCCCGGGAGATCCTGGTGCGCGGCGGCTACGTCACTGGCCGCAAGATGACGGCCTTTCTGGTGTGCTGTATTGCGCTGGCGATCAGCGCCACCTACGAGCTGATCGAGTGGTGGGCGGCGCTGGCGATGGGCCAGGGCGCGGATGATTTCCTCGGCACCCAGGGCGATCCCTGGGATACGCAGTCCGATATGTTCTGCGCCCTGCTCGGCGCGCTCACCACGGTACTGCTCCTCGGACGATGGCATCAGCGGCAGGTTACGCTTTCAGGCTGA
- a CDS encoding cobyric acid synthase, producing the protein MTQAIMLQGTASDVGKSVLAAGLCRIFYQDGWRTAPFKSQNMALNSGITPDGKEMGRAQIMQAEAAGIVPDVRMNPVLLKPSAGGQAQVVLMGEVASSMDAARYHDFKPRLREQIAGVYQSLAQEHQILVLEGAGSPAEINLRDRDIANMGMAEIARCPVILVADIDRGGVFAAIYGTLALLQEHERWRVKGVIINKFRGDVVLLYSGLQQIESLTGVPVLGVMPWLDLDLEEEDGVALQRGNTRHRQAREIDIAVVHLPHIANFTDFNALSAQPDVRVRYVSQPQELDEADLLILPGSKNTLHDLNWLRDSAMAHALLKRHRDGVPLLGICGGYQMLGDTLIDEVESGLGRMPGLGLLDTVTQFARHKTTTQVSARMAASLPGWLAPLAGMAVRGYEIHMGQTARADGAQPALWLEKENAQVADGAVSDDGLVWGTYLHGLFDSDAFTRALVDSLRARKGLLPLETAPEYASYKDQQFDQLAQAMRQHVDIARIYQIMREHQECKE; encoded by the coding sequence ATGACCCAGGCAATAATGCTGCAGGGAACCGCGTCCGATGTGGGAAAAAGCGTGCTGGCCGCCGGCCTGTGCCGCATTTTTTATCAGGACGGCTGGCGCACCGCGCCGTTTAAATCACAGAACATGGCGCTCAACTCCGGCATCACGCCAGACGGTAAAGAGATGGGCCGGGCGCAAATCATGCAGGCCGAAGCGGCCGGGATTGTGCCGGATGTGCGGATGAATCCGGTCCTGCTCAAACCCTCCGCGGGCGGTCAGGCTCAGGTGGTGCTGATGGGCGAGGTGGCAAGCAGTATGGATGCGGCCCGCTATCACGACTTCAAGCCGCGCCTGCGGGAGCAGATCGCCGGGGTGTATCAGAGCCTGGCGCAGGAGCATCAGATCCTGGTCCTGGAGGGGGCGGGTAGCCCGGCGGAGATCAACCTGCGCGATCGCGATATCGCCAATATGGGGATGGCGGAGATCGCCCGGTGTCCGGTGATCCTGGTGGCCGATATCGATCGGGGTGGAGTGTTTGCCGCCATCTACGGCACCCTGGCGCTGTTGCAGGAGCACGAGCGCTGGCGGGTCAAAGGCGTGATCATCAACAAGTTTCGCGGCGATGTGGTGCTGCTCTACTCCGGGTTACAGCAGATTGAGTCCTTAACCGGCGTACCGGTGCTGGGGGTGATGCCGTGGCTGGATCTCGATCTGGAGGAGGAGGATGGCGTGGCGCTCCAGCGGGGCAATACGCGCCATCGTCAGGCGCGCGAGATCGACATTGCCGTGGTGCACCTGCCGCATATCGCCAACTTCACCGATTTTAACGCCCTGTCGGCGCAGCCGGACGTACGCGTGCGCTACGTCAGCCAGCCGCAGGAGCTGGACGAGGCCGACCTGCTGATCCTGCCGGGCAGCAAAAACACCCTTCACGATCTGAACTGGCTGCGCGACAGCGCGATGGCGCATGCCCTGCTGAAGCGACACCGGGACGGCGTGCCGCTGCTCGGGATCTGCGGCGGGTATCAGATGCTGGGCGACACCCTGATTGATGAGGTGGAATCCGGCCTCGGGCGGATGCCCGGTCTGGGGCTGCTCGATACCGTAACGCAGTTTGCCCGTCACAAAACTACCACCCAGGTCAGCGCCCGGATGGCGGCGTCGCTGCCCGGCTGGCTGGCCCCTCTCGCCGGAATGGCGGTGCGCGGGTACGAGATCCACATGGGGCAAACCGCGCGGGCCGACGGGGCGCAGCCGGCGCTGTGGCTGGAAAAAGAGAATGCGCAGGTTGCCGACGGGGCGGTGAGTGACGACGGGCTGGTGTGGGGCACCTATCTGCACGGTCTGTTCGACAGCGATGCCTTTACCCGCGCGCTGGTGGACAGCCTGCGGGCACGTAAAGGGTTACTTCCTCTCGAAACCGCGCCAGAATACGCCAGCTATAAAGACCAGCAGTTTGACCAGCTGGCGCAGGCGATGCGCCAGCACGTTGATATCGCCAGAATCTATCAGATCATGCGTGAGCATCAGGAGTGCAAGGAATGA
- a CDS encoding GntR family transcriptional regulator, with the protein MKKKEFVTQDLLSKIYQDTTAGPRKLPPERQLAEEYGVSRFTIRQALEKLVSIGVVRIVQGSGIWINEHARNNPLIYNSITEKRFDQMRYRMISLHKTRPDRAAQQIFGIDEESFIWHFCRLRYVDDQPVQLEVSSMPAADFPDLNQQAIERSIQQYVLNKGMNISHMLTTYRAVSVSREQAVILGCKKGSPAMHINNRGILEGGRVFEVSDIIDINYTCTWVSPYNRDNFAWRQNQGV; encoded by the coding sequence ATGAAAAAGAAAGAGTTTGTGACCCAGGATCTGCTGAGCAAAATCTATCAGGACACCACGGCGGGGCCACGTAAACTCCCCCCTGAACGGCAGCTGGCCGAAGAGTATGGCGTCTCGCGTTTCACCATCCGCCAGGCGCTGGAAAAACTGGTCAGTATTGGCGTGGTGCGGATCGTGCAGGGATCGGGGATCTGGATCAACGAGCACGCGCGCAATAATCCACTGATCTACAACTCGATCACGGAAAAGCGATTCGATCAGATGCGCTACCGGATGATCAGCCTGCATAAGACGAGGCCAGATCGTGCGGCGCAGCAGATCTTTGGCATCGATGAAGAGAGTTTTATCTGGCACTTTTGCCGCCTGCGCTACGTCGATGACCAGCCCGTACAGCTGGAAGTGTCCAGCATGCCGGCCGCCGATTTTCCCGATCTCAATCAGCAGGCGATTGAGCGTTCCATTCAGCAGTACGTATTAAATAAAGGGATGAACATTTCCCATATGTTGACCACCTACCGGGCGGTCAGCGTCAGCCGCGAGCAGGCGGTGATCCTGGGCTGCAAAAAAGGCAGCCCGGCAATGCATATTAATAATCGCGGGATACTGGAGGGGGGCCGGGTATTTGAGGTAAGCGATATTATCGATATCAACTACACCTGCACCTGGGTCAGCCCCTATAACCGCGATAATTTCGCCTGGCGACAAAATCAGGGCGTATGA
- the cobC gene encoding alpha-ribazole phosphatase, with amino-acid sequence MRFFLVRHGQTAANASGLFYGSTDVPLTPLGIEQSTRVGALLAEVSFSEAISSQLQRAQQTAELIVPVTGSDPRLNEMDFGRWEMRHFSHIAEEEPEAWQSWLDDWQNATPSGGEPFPHFAGRVKAVADELTQRQEPGDMLIVAHQGVLSLLLAHWLKMPTDSLWHFPFRQDAYTMVENRGGFMLLRAFNDRSPFREEE; translated from the coding sequence ATGCGATTTTTTCTGGTTCGTCACGGACAAACCGCGGCCAACGCCAGCGGCCTGTTCTACGGCAGCACCGACGTGCCCCTGACGCCGCTGGGGATTGAGCAAAGCACGCGGGTGGGCGCTTTACTGGCGGAGGTGTCGTTCAGCGAGGCGATATCCAGCCAGCTGCAGCGCGCGCAGCAGACCGCGGAATTGATCGTCCCGGTGACCGGGAGCGATCCGCGGCTCAACGAGATGGATTTTGGCCGCTGGGAGATGCGGCATTTCAGCCATATTGCCGAAGAGGAACCCGAAGCCTGGCAGAGCTGGCTGGATGACTGGCAAAACGCCACCCCCAGCGGCGGCGAGCCCTTCCCGCACTTTGCCGGGCGGGTGAAGGCCGTGGCGGATGAGTTAACCCAGCGCCAGGAGCCGGGCGACATGCTGATCGTGGCGCACCAGGGCGTACTTAGCCTGCTGCTGGCCCACTGGTTAAAAATGCCGACTGACTCCCTGTGGCACTTCCCCTTCCGGCAGGATGCTTACACGATGGTAGAAAATCGCGGCGGATTTATGCTGCTACGCGCCTTTAACGACCGGAGTCCTTTCCGGGAAGAAGAATGA